DNA sequence from the Bradyrhizobium diazoefficiens genome:
CCAAACTATCGGGCCTGGGTGATCGCAGCCTCGGTCGTAGTCTGCCTCGGCACCTGGTACGTCATCGAGCGGACCAAGCTCGGCGCCTATCTGCGCGCCGCGACGGAAAATCCGATGCTGGTTCAGGCCTTCGGTATCCGCGTCCCGCGCATGATCACGCTGACTTACGGTGCCGGCGTTGCGCTCGCCGCGCTAGCGGGCGTTCTGGCCGCGCCGGTCTACCAGGTCAGTCCACTAATGGGCGCGGATCTCTTGATCGTCGTCTTCGCGGTGGTGGTGATCGGTGGCATGGGGTCGATCAGGGGCTCGATCGTGACCGGCTTCCTCGTCGGCGTTATCGAGGGGCTGACGAAGGCTTTCTATCCCGAAGGCTCGACGACGGTGGTCTTCGTGGTGATGGTGGTGGTGCTGCTGATCCGCCCGGCGGGACTGTTCGGATCGAAGCTCGATGCCGCGCAGGGGCAACCGCAGCCCAGCCTGTTGGCACCGGCGCCATCAGTGCGGACGCAGACCCTGATCTTCCTGGCCGTCGCCTGCTGCCTCGCGGCTGCGCCACTCGTCGTCTATCCCGGCTTCATGATGAAGGCGATGATCTTTGCGCTGTTTGCCTGCGCCTTCAACCTGGTCGCCGGCTATGGGCGGCTCGTCTCCTTCGGCCACTCGATGTTCCTGGGGTCGGCCGGCTATGTCTGCGGCCACGCCGCGAAGGTCTGGGGGTTGTCCCCCGAACTTGCGATTCTGGCCGGAACCGCAACGGCGGCGATGCTCGGCTTCGTCACCGGCTGGCTCGCCATCCGCCGTAGCGGCATCTACTTTGCCATGGTGACGCTCGCCTTCGCGCAGATGGTCTATTTCGTCGCGCTGCAAGCGCCCTTCACTGGCGGCGAGGACGGGCTTCAGGCGATTCCACGTGGCAGGCTGTTCGGCCTGATGGACCTGTCGCAGCCCGCTAACCTCTACGCCTTCGTGCTGGTGATATTCCTCGGCGGCTTCTTCCTGATCATGCGCCTGGTGGGTTCGCCGTTCGGGCGTGTGCTGAAGGCGATCAGCGATCACGACGCGCGCGCCCAGTCGCTCGGCTTTGAGACCAACCGCTACAAGCTCGCTGCCTTCGTGCTTTCGGCAGCGCTGGCGGGGCTTGCTGGTTCGACCAAGGCGATCGTCAGCCAACTCGCCAGCTTGACCGACGTGCACTGGTCGATGTCCGGCGAAGTGCTGCTGATGACGTTTCTAGGCGGCGTCGGCACGCTGTACGGCCCGCTGGTCGGCGCCTTCGTCGTCGTCGCCATGCAGAACTATCTCGCGGCATTCGGACAATGGGTGACCGTCATTCACGGCCTGATCTTCGTCCTCTGCGTGCTCGCCTTCCGCCGCGGCATCGTCGGCGAGCTGATCGAATTATGGCATCGCCTGCGCCGAACACCGGCGGCCACACCCGCCGTGCTCCACAAGGTGGCTGTCGCGCCACAGGAATGAGCCGAGACGTCTCGATAAGGAAACTTCGCCATCCGGGGAAGTGAAGCAGGACGGAACCAAACCC
Encoded proteins:
- a CDS encoding branched-chain amino acid ABC transporter permease, translated to MIFALFACAFNLVAGYGRLVSFGHSMFLGSAGYVCGHAAKVWGLSPELAILAGTATAAMLGFVTGWLAIRRSGIYFAMVTLAFAQMVYFVALQAPFTGGEDGLQAIPRGRLFGLMDLSQPANLYAFVLVIFLGGFFLIMRLVGSPFGRVLKAISDHDARAQSLGFETNRYKLAAFVLSAALAGLAGSTKAIVSQLASLTDVHWSMSGEVLLMTFLGGVGTLYGPLVGAFVVVAMQNYLAAFGQWVTVIHGLIFVLCVLAFRRGIVGELIELWHRLRRTPAATPAVLHKVAVAPQE